Genomic DNA from Melopsittacus undulatus isolate bMelUnd1 chromosome 2, bMelUnd1.mat.Z, whole genome shotgun sequence:
TATAGCTGGAACATGaacttttttatttgaaagataTCTGCCTGTCCCATTGAGTTTGACCTAGCTCCTTTACCCCCTCAAGGCATAAGTGTGTCAAAGCCTACTGGCCAGGTTTGTGATGCTGACAGTTATCAGAGCTGTATGCAGCTGAGTTGATGACTTTCCTCCAGGCTGTGCTTATGCAGAAATGGGAAGAGGTTACCTGACTGAGCAGACAGCTGTGATTTCAGGATGATGGACAGCTGGAACAGTGATTGTATGTAGCCTGGTTTTCAAGAGCAATTTGGTGAGATGGCCTGCAGTTAACCCAGCGAAGTGAAAGATGTTGTAGAAATGAGAGAAGTAACAATGAAAGTAGATCTTAGGCTTTCTGCATATAGTAAAGATGTATCATATTTGTGCTTACTCTATACActgtagattaaaaaaaaagctttaaaggagACACATGAGAAATGTACACATCAAACCAAATTTATCTCCTTCACTTGACCATAGCAAGGGGGAGCAGGCTTGGGAATGATTATTTGTTTGGACCAAGTGAAAATCTAAAGGTTTGCAGTAATGGTGGAAGACTCAACCAAGGTAGTAATTTTGTGCAGTTTTAAGCATGGTGCTTACAGCACCCTTTGCTAATCTGGAGCTGTGTGTCAGTCATCATGCTGGTCCTGTGAGCCTGCTTTGCACCACACCAAACAGACTCTGCAAGGCATGGCCGGTGCTCAATCAGCTTCTAGAAGTGCCTTCACCTGCCATTTTCTGTGTGATAAAAGACAGAGTGAGCTGTGTGGCTCTGCCTGTGCTTACACCCAAAGAGTTTGTGGTGAAGCACAGGTCCAAGTCAAAAGTaaatttttaaagcactttcttAATCACAATTGATCAATGACCCAatctcatttgctttcttttaaccTATGGTTCAACCCACTCTTAAATTAACCAGATAGCACAGTGATCTGAAAACTCACCCCTCTGGTGTCACAGTAACAAAGGATAGTTTCCTAACCCAGCTGCTCAGCAAAAGCTTCTGTTGGGCCAGGGCTCAATTTCTCAGCACTTAtatattgaagaaaaaatactgttcagAGTGAttctggagaaaaaatgacAGTGTGGCAGATGGGGACAAGTCCTAGAAGAGAGAGAACCCAGTGTCAGAGACCCTGAACTTTTCCAAGCTCTGCAGTGCATGGTCACAGAGCAGCTTGACCACTGCTGGCAGCACAAAGAGCAGTAGTACAGGTTGCTGGGTTTAATTCTTGATGAGTGCAGCAAGGTGAGGTGTGCCCCCTTCCAGCTGTAATAAATTAACTGCAAATCAGAAATACTGCagttctctgcagcatcctAATACTAATACAGTAAATATTAAGCTTATTTCCAGAGGAGATCAGCTTACAAGGTGCTAAGCTCTACAAGGAGTAGTGGCAATTTTTCATGCTCTCAAGGACAGTAGTGAGTTGCTCTTGTGTTTGGTCCTTGATTGTTCTCATTTTGAGGGGTTGAATCAGTGCTCACCCAGGTGGCTGTAAGCAATGCAAGGATTGGTAAAGATACGGCTACCACTGTGGAGTTTAAAAGGGGACAGCTTTTGGTGGAAGGTGTGGTTTGGGATAGTGGTATTGCTGGGAAAGAAGGTAAGCTAGGGGCCTGTTCATGTGAGTTTTTAAGTAATTATTGCATGTTTCCTTTGTATTATGCAGCTATTGTTTGTTCCCAGGAATTTAAGGgagttctgtgttttgtgtgAAGCTGCTTAAAGggtgggtttatttatttattcttgtaTTATATGTTTTAAAGTTTTCTAAGGCCTGCAAGCATCTCCTACAAGAACTCTTTATGGCATTTTTAAGCACTTAAGTTTGATTTAGCTCCTCTCCACATCTAGATAGAACTTCTCAGTACTTAAAAACAACTGATGTTTAAAACTTGAGATACTTCTGTATACAGATTTGGTTTTAGATTTGTTGACCAGTTTCTTTGTGTTATGTATTGAAGACTTATTGGTACTGTTCATCACCAGAGACTTTGTATGGGGTTTGTTAGGATGGATCCAGTACCATACAAGAAGATTGTGCTTGTGTGTTTGCAGGAGCCTGATGTGCAGTGTGCTGAGCAGAGCAATTTTGGTGTTTGATGTAAACCAAAGCTTCTCTTGTTCCTGATTGTGGCTTGTTATCTTGCAGCTGTTGGTCCCTTCATTTCTGCAAGGCAAGATCCATTTGAAGTGGTTTCCAGTAGGtgaagttcttccctgttctTCAGATAGAGATGCAAGTTTCTATGTCTGGCTCTCGTAAGTCCATCATTGCAGAAACTGCTTAGATCCCTATGATGGGCAAGTTCAATAAAGCTTCCCTGAAGGGTTTCTGAATGCTTGCAAGTGTCTTTAAGCTTAGTTTTCTTAACCTTTCTCCTTAAGAGCAGCTTATCCTTGATACTGAGTCAGAAGACTTTTCTCCTAAGTTCTTACTGCCTTGAAAAGTTTTGGAAATCTAGTAGATGGATGACCAGTTGATCTGACTGAGCTTGTAAGTGCCTCTTGGCTGGAAACTTGCCATACTCTCCCCAAGCAGCAGCCTGACCCATTGCTCCTTCAGACAAAAGTGTGAACAGCTAGCAaactttctgaaatggaaaactgaCTTGTAAAGGGATTAGGTAGTGAGTGagatgaagaggaaggaagaactTCCGTTTCTGTGTCTGTttagtttgtgtttttcttaattctttctctttttatactAGATTAATATCTAAATGGGGAAGAAGACCACAAAATCCCACCCGGGGCCAAGGGAATCCAAATCAGACAAAGCTGATCTGCACTTCCCTGTGGGTCGCATCCACAGGTACCTTAAAAGAGGGAACTATGCTGACAGGATTGGTACCGGTGCTGCTGTCTACCTGGCTGCCGTACTGGAGTACCTGAGTGCTGAGATCCTGGAGCTGGCAGGGAAAGCtgcacaggaaaacaagaaaaccagaatCCTGCCCAGACACATCCAGCTGGCTGTGAGAAACGATAATGAGCTGAACAAGCTCTTGTGTTGTGTGACCATTGCTCAAGGAGGGGTGATACCTACTATTCTTCCTGAACGTATTTCCAAGATGCCTGCTCCGGTTAAACCCCCCCACCATCATGCCTAGTCCCAGGAGTTCTAAGAGCCACAAGGCTCCTGACCTTGCATTTAACCCCTGGCCTTCTCCACAACTGTGTTTCATGCTGGTTGGCCTTTTTGGTCAAAATTTCTGTGTGTGTCTACCTATGTGTATGTCTGAAAAGCCATTAAAAGGAGGGTGGCTGGTTGGCTTTCTGTAGTTATGTCcttcaaatgaaaaaatccTATGTACATGAATAAATAATCATGAAAAGTAGTTGTGTCCATCTTGTTCCCTTCTATAGAATATTTGTTG
This window encodes:
- the LOC115946887 gene encoding uncharacterized protein, which gives rise to MAGKPGGALKKSKPAKAGLQFSTGLICRLLKRGNYADRIGTSQLLSCVTIARGGVMPNTLSQLLPKKTSRDPVPSQEKGVESVLTQVAVSNARIGKDTATTVEFKRGQLLVEGVVWDSGIAGKEDLLVLFITRDFKTTKSHPGPRESKSDKADLHFPVGRIHRYLKRGNYADRIGTGAAVYLAAVLEYLSAEILELAGKAAQENKKTRILPRHIQLAVRNDNELNKLLCCVTIAQGGVIPTILPERISKMPAPVKPPHHHA